A single window of Desulfovibrio sp. G11 DNA harbors:
- a CDS encoding zeta toxin family protein: MRENLLVIDPDKLAAEGLSPIGAGKAAARMARLFLQEGVSFARESTLTAKFDFTLMQEAKQRGYEVELVYIRLASAALAQERVAARASRGGHSVPPQDIVRRFARSLENLPKAMALADKVTILDNSFCNYKKIM; this comes from the coding sequence ATGCGGGAAAACCTGCTGGTTATTGACCCTGATAAGCTTGCTGCTGAAGGTTTGTCTCCTATAGGCGCTGGCAAGGCTGCGGCCCGTATGGCTCGCCTCTTTCTGCAGGAAGGGGTTTCATTTGCGCGCGAGTCTACCCTTACCGCCAAGTTTGACTTCACTCTGATGCAAGAAGCAAAACAGAGGGGTTATGAAGTTGAGCTTGTATACATACGCCTTGCGTCAGCTGCGCTGGCACAGGAGCGTGTTGCTGCTCGTGCATCACGCGGAGGGCATAGCGTTCCTCCACAGGACATAGTGCGCCGTTTTGCCCGCAGTCTTGAGAACCTACCCAAAGCCATGGCCCTGGCGGACAAGGTCACCATTTTGGATAATTCCTTCTGTAATTACAAAAAAATAATGTAA